TGAAGAGGGTCACCAAATAAACTTATTCCCTGCAAAAAATAAGGGACATAGGTTCTGAAGGATATCCAACCAGCCGATGGTACAATTGCGGCAAATTTATCAGCAAAATGAAAGCCTATAAAATAGGTGCCATGTCCCCCCATTGAGTGTCCTGTAAGATAAATTTTATTAGTATCAACATTAAAATTTTTCTTTACAAAATTGAAAACTTCAAGAAAATCTAAGGTTCCAAGATCTTGCCAGTCAAAACCAAAAGGTCTTCTATTTGTTGGAGAAATTATAAATAAAGAATCCTCCTCTTTATATGCTCTTACAAGATCAATTGCCTCAACACCTGCACCATGAAGAGAAAATATAACTCCCTTTTTATAATTACCTTTTACCTTGGGATATCTTATAGCAAAATAATTAACTCCATCATCAATTTTTGACTTAAATGTAATTTTTAAGGGCTCATCTCTTGATTTTATCGGTAAATAAAAATTTGTTATTGTGTCAAAGTTTTCACCTTTTAATCTAACAGATATTGTAAGAGTTTCCTTTTTAAAATTTTTATTTAATATTTTAAATTTTAAATCTTCATAAATAATTTCAAAGGGCATAAGATAATCAATTTCTTTTTTTTCTCCTTCAAGATTTTCACCGTAACCTTCTAAAATTAATTTTTTAAAAAATTTATCTTTGGGATTTATTATCCAGAAACCAATATAAAATTCATAAAGGGAATCTTTCAAGATAATAGGTAATATAGCCCATTCTTTATATACAAACGGATTTTCTGGAGCCTCTTTAAATGAAATCCTTACCTTTCCATACTCCTCTCCTGTTATAAGTAAAATTCTATATCTTTTTTCTTTTAAGTAAAGAGGAACTGGAACATTAGAATAAGAATAAGGATTTCCAATATAAGGAGTTGAATCAATATAAAATCTCGAGATTTTTTCAGGATATACAAGATAAAATCCTTCTTTAAAAAAAGTGTCAATATAAACATAACTTAAAGTGCTAAAACCAAAGCCATGATGCTCATATTCCCTTTTAATTTCAAGAGTATCAGAAGTGATAAAAATGTAACCATCTTTATCAGGTTTTACCTCTCTCCAGAAAATTTTTCCTTTTTTTGAAAGGGTTGTATAGAAGGTATCCTTTAAAGAAATTACATATTTTTCTTCACCCTTCGGTAAAAGAAAATCAGGTGAAGATTCACGGGGTGCTATTTGAAAAGGTGTAAGTATGTAAATTTTTAAAAATATAAAAAATATCATACTCCTTTCATTGATAACACTTTCGCATATCTGAGTAAAGAAATCATAAAACCTGAAAATTTTAGAGATTTATTTTTTGCTACACTATAGGCGTAAATATCAGAAAAAATATTTTTTAAAATGCTTCCGTATAATTCAAGATTATCTTTTGTAATAAAATTTACATTTTTCTTTATTGCTTCAATAGAATTAATAAGTGCAAAGGGTAAAACAGAAATAATATCAGGAATAATTTTCTTTTCCTTTGATAACATTTCATAAATTTCATAATTAATTCCTGATGGGGCAATTTCAATAATAACTTTTGC
The sequence above is a segment of the candidate division WOR-3 bacterium genome. Coding sequences within it:
- a CDS encoding prolyl oligopeptidase family serine peptidase; its protein translation is MIFFIFLKIYILTPFQIAPRESSPDFLLPKGEEKYVISLKDTFYTTLSKKGKIFWREVKPDKDGYIFITSDTLEIKREYEHHGFGFSTLSYVYIDTFFKEGFYLVYPEKISRFYIDSTPYIGNPYSYSNVPVPLYLKEKRYRILLITGEEYGKVRISFKEAPENPFVYKEWAILPIILKDSLYEFYIGFWIINPKDKFFKKLILEGYGENLEGEKKEIDYLMPFEIIYEDLKFKILNKNFKKETLTISVRLKGENFDTITNFYLPIKSRDEPLKITFKSKIDDGVNYFAIRYPKVKGNYKKGVIFSLHGAGVEAIDLVRAYKEEDSLFIISPTNRRPFGFDWQDLGTLDFLEVFNFVKKNFNVDTNKIYLTGHSMGGHGTYFIGFHFADKFAAIVPSAGWISFRTYVPYFLQGISLFGDPLQIKIRERVLYSEDIQKFIRNALNVPFLIVHGTEDKSVPVFHSRFMFYLLKRNKIRVKLWEVSDMGHWWDIENTEGIDCVDSDTIINFIKRNKRILPDSFEFHFSDIGINNSFYFIKILDPDKYFYPGFLKLKRKGNTILIRTENINAFEMDLSHFNFEKFFINLDGKIFELKGKNKFIFLKGKTWKIVSEFKLKMPSKTPLNPGLIKNILRNKILIVFSTEKNSFENYHLARNLSFSLLTRGNLKVKILPDTLFDKKLSLFYNLILIGKRDEFSGRVKEILKILPFDLFKNKKIIDGLLIFIYPLYPFSYNMGLFIIYSDVKDLKEVFRLPLFVSGTGLPDGIFIKNPYDLKTKGFSGLFFFLWNKNYNDFDEIAFTE